A part of Salmo trutta chromosome 15, fSalTru1.1, whole genome shotgun sequence genomic DNA contains:
- the LOC115148620 gene encoding adapter molecule crk, which produces MAGNFDAEDRASWYWGRLSRQEAVSLLQGQRHGVFLVRDSITSPGDYVLSVSENSKVSHYIINSISNNRQSGSGLAPPRFRIGDQEFDALPALLEFYKIHYLDTTTLIEPISKAKHAGFVSCAAAASGGALQEAEFVRALFDFPGNDEEDLPFRKGDVLRVLEKPEEQWWNAANQEGRVGMIPVPYVEKYRPASPNSLGAPAAGRPGGAGGVGGVASGVGGSTTDGAAPQLPPPLGEPGQYAQPVGNTPLPNLQNGPVYARAIQKRVPNAYDKTALALEVGDMVKVTKINVNGQWEGECKGKHGHFPFTHVRLLDHQHPEDES; this is translated from the exons ATGGCCGGGAATTTTGATGCCGAGGACCGTGCTAGCTGGTACTGGGGAAGGTTGAGCCGACAGGAGGCGGTTTCTCTCTTGCAGGGTCAGAGACATGGCGTGTTCCTGGTCAGGGACTCGATTACCAGTCCCGGGGACTACGTGCTATCTGTCTCAGAAAACTCAAAAGTCTCACATTATATAATTAACAGCATCAGCAACAACCGGCAATCTGGATCAG GTCTGGCCCCCCCACGGTTCCGCATCGGGGATCAGGAGTTTGATGCCCTACCCGCCCTGCTGGAGTTCTACAAGATCCACTACCTGGACACCACCACGCTGATCGAGCCCATCAGCAAGGCCAAGCATGCGGGCTTCGTGAGCTGTGCCGCCGCTGCATCGGGCGGCGCCCTGCAGGAGGCAGAGTTTGTTCGCGCCCTCTTTGACTTCCCTGGCAACGATGAGGAGGACCTGCCCTTCCGCAAGGGCGATGTGCTGCGCGTGCTGGAGAAGCCTGAGGAGCAGTGGTGGAACGCGGCCAACCAAGAGGGCCGTGTCGGCATGATTCCCGTGCCCTACGTGGAGAAGTACCGGCCTGCCTCGCCCAACTCCTTGGGGGCTCCGGCGGCAGGGAGGCCCGGCGGGGCAGGAGGAGTAGGCGGAGTAGCGTCAGGTGTTGGAGGCAGCACTACCGACGGAGCAGCTCCCCAGCTGCCCCCGCCTCTGGGGGAGCCGGGCCAGTATGCCCAGCCCGTGGGCAATACACCCCTGCCCAACCTGCAGAACGGGCCTGTCTACGCCCGTGCCATTCAGAAGAGGGTGCCCAACGCCTACGACAAGACGGCCCTCGCCTTGGAG gtCGGAGACATGGTAAAAGTGACCAAGATCAATGTGAACGGCCAGTGGGAGGGCGAGTGCAAGGGCAAGCATGGCCACTTTCCCTTCACGCACGTCCGGCTTCTGGACCACCAACACCCTGAGGATGAGAGCTGA